The genomic segment CAGCTTCTGGTCCTCGTCGGTCTCCCCGGAGCCGTCGTCCACCAACGAACCCGCCAGCGGCAGCACGTTGAAGGCGATCGGCGCGACATAGGTCTTCGGAGCCGGGAACTGCAGCGCACGACCGTCGTGCACCAGTTGCTCGGCGTCGTCGATCACCGCGCGGACCTGTGTCGCCAGCTCCTCGACACCGGCCAACCCGCTGCCGGAGACCGCCTGGTAGCTCGACACCACCAGGCGCTGCAAATGGGCTTCCTCGTGCAGCGGCATCAGCACCGGCATCGCGGCCATCGTGGTGCAGTTCGGGTTGGCGATGATGCCCTTCGGCCGGTTCGCGGCGTCACGAGCGAAGTTCACCTCGGAGACCACCAACGGCACCTCGGGATCCTTGCGCCAGGCCGACGAGTTGTCGATCACCGTCACCCCGGCGGCCGCGAACCGCGGGGCCTGCACCAGCGACATCGTCTTACCGGCCGAGAACAGCGCGATGTCCAGGCCGCTCGGATCCGCCGTCGCGGCGTCCTCGACCTCGATCTCCTCGCCGCGGAAGGGCAGTTTGCGGCCCTGGGAGCGGGCGGATGCGAAAAACCGCACCGTGCTCGCCGGGAAGTCGCGCTCATCGAGCAGATTGCGCATCACCTGGCCTACCTGGCCGGTGGCGCCTACCACGCCTATCGACACGCTATTCGCGCCCATATCTATCGGCCCGTCCCCGCATACACCGTGGCCTCCTCCTCGCCGCCGAGGCCGAACGCCTCGTGCAACGCCACGACGGCCTTATCTAGTTCGGTGTCGCGGCACAGCACCGAGATCCGGATCTCGGAGGTGGAGATCAGCTCGATGTTGACGCCCACCTCGGCCAGCGCCTCGCAGAAGGTCGCGGTCACGCCGGGATGGCTGCGCATTCCCGCGCCGATCAGCGACACCTTGCCGATGTGGTCGTCGTAGAGCAGCTGGGTGAAGCCGATCTCGTCCTTGAGGGCGTCCAGCTTGGCCACCGCCGTGGGTCCGCTGTCGCGCGAGCAGGTGAACGTGATGTCGGTCTTGCCGTCCTCGACCTTGGACACGTTCTGCAACACCATGTCGATGTTTACGTCGGCCTCCGCGACGGCCCGGAAGACTCGGGCCGCGTACCCGGGGATGTCCGGGATACCGACGACCGTCACCTTGGCCTCGCTACGGTCGTGGGCGACGCCGGTGAGAAGGGGGCTTTCCATGGATATGTCCTTGATCGATCCGACAACGACGGTGCCTAGCTTGTCCGAGTACGACGACCTGACGTGCACCGGAAGGTTGTAGCGACGGGCGTACTCCACGCAGCGCAGCATCAGCACCTTGGCGCCGCAGGCGGCCATCTCGAGCATTTCCTCGAAGGTGACGGCGTCGAGTTTGCGGGCGTTGGGCACGATGCGCGGGTCGGCGCTGAAGATGCCGTCCACGTCGGTGTAGATCTCGCAGACGTCGGCCTTCAGCGCCGCGGCCAGCGCCACGGCGGTGGTGTCGGAGCCGCCGCGGCCCAGCGTGGTCACGTCGCGGCTGTCTTGGCTGACCCCCTGGAACCCCGCGACCAGCACCACATCGCCCTGCTCGAGCGCGGACTGCAAGCGCGTCGGCGTGACGTCGATGATCTTCGCGTTGCCGTGCGTGCCGGTGGTGATCACCCCCGCCTGTGAGCCGGTGAACGAGCGGGCGCGGGCCCCGAGCGATTCGACCGCCATGGCCACCAGCGCGTTGGAGATCCGCTCCCCGGCGGTCAACAGCATGTCCAGTTCGCGGGCTGGCGGCACCGGGCACACCTGCTGGGCCAGATCCAGGAGGTCATCGGTGGTATCGCCCATCGCCGAGACCACGACGACGACGTCGTTGCCCTGTTTTTTGGTCTCGACGATGCGTTCCGCGACACGACGGATCCGGTCGGCGTCGGCCACCGAAGATCCGCCGTACTTTTGTACGACGAGCGCCACTGTTTCCTGCCTTGCCTTCCCACCCACAGACGTGGTTCAAGTTCACAACAGGATACGTGGCGGCGCATCTTGTTTCTTGACCCGCTGGCGCGCACTGCAGCCTGCGGTTTTGGTCTCGATTGGGCGTAGTTTTCGCCGGGACGCTGATCGCGGTAGAGTTCACAGCGTGCAGCGGGTGTTCCTTCTCGGACGCCGCGACGGGGTCTGATCCAGACCGGCTTCCCGTCGCGGGTGTTCGCGATGCGCCGGTCTGAAGTCCCTTCTGACATCCCCGGAGCAATTACCGTGACCAACTATTCGCAGCCCGCCAACCCGGACGCATACACCTCGTCGTCTTTTGACGCCCGCACCGTGACGAAGCCCGCGGGCCCTACCCGGCCCGATCAGCCCGCGTGGAATCCGCAGCGCGGCTCGTCGATGCCGATCAACCGATACCGCCCCTTCGCCGACGAAGTGGAGCCCATCGCGCTCGTCGACCGCACCTGGCCGGACCGCGTCACCAGCCAGGCACCGCTGTGGTGCGCGGTGGATTTGCGCGACGGCAACCAGGCACTGATCGACCCAATGAGCCCAGCCCGCAAACGCCGCATGTTCGACCTGCTGGTTGCCATGGGCTACAAGGAGATTGAAGTCGGGTTCCCGTCGGCCAGCCAGACCGACTTCGACTTCGTGCGCGAGATCATCACCGACGGCGCCATTCCCGACGACGTCACCATCCAGGTGCTGACGCAATGCCGCCCGGAACTGATCGAGCGCACCTTCGAGGCGTGCCAGGGCGTGCACCGGGCGATCGTGCACTTCTACAACTCGACCTCAATCCTGCAGCGCCGCGTGGTCTTTCGCGCCGACCGGGCCGCGGTGCAGGCGATCGCGACCGACGGCGCCCGCAAGTGCGTCGAAGAGGCGGCAAAATACCCGGACACACAATGGCGCTTCGAATATTCGCCGGAGTCCTACACCGGAACGGAATTGGAGTACGCCAAGCAGGTCTGCGACGCCGTCGGCGAAATCATCGCGCCGACGCCGGACAACCCGATCATCTTCAATCTGCCCGCCACCGTGGAGATGGCCACCCCCAACGTCTACGCCGACTCGATCGAGTGGATGAGCCGCAACCTGGCCAACCGGGAGTCGGTGATCCTGAGCCTGCATCCGCACAACGACCGCGGAACCGCTGTCGCCGCAGCCGAATTGGGCTACCAAGCGGGTGCCGACCGGATCGAGGGCTGCTTGTTCGGCAATGGTGAGCGCACCGGAAACGTGTGCCTGGTGACGCTGGGGCTGAACCTGTTCTCCCGTGGTGTGGACCCGCAGATCGACTTCTCCAACATCGACGAGATCCGCCGCACGGTCGAGTACTGCAACCAGCTGCCGGTGCACGAGCGGCACCCGTACGGCGGCGACCTGGTGTATACCGCGTTCTCGGGC from the Mycobacterium lentiflavum genome contains:
- a CDS encoding aspartate-semialdehyde dehydrogenase codes for the protein MGANSVSIGVVGATGQVGQVMRNLLDERDFPASTVRFFASARSQGRKLPFRGEEIEVEDAATADPSGLDIALFSAGKTMSLVQAPRFAAAGVTVIDNSSAWRKDPEVPLVVSEVNFARDAANRPKGIIANPNCTTMAAMPVLMPLHEEAHLQRLVVSSYQAVSGSGLAGVEELATQVRAVIDDAEQLVHDGRALQFPAPKTYVAPIAFNVLPLAGSLVDDGSGETDEDQKLRHESRKILGIPDLLVSGTCVRVPVFTGHSLSINAEFARPLSPERARELLSAAPGVKLVDVPTALDAAGVDDSLVGRVRHDPGVPDGRGLALFVSGDNLRKGAALNTIQIAELLAAEL
- a CDS encoding aspartate kinase, which produces MALVVQKYGGSSVADADRIRRVAERIVETKKQGNDVVVVVSAMGDTTDDLLDLAQQVCPVPPARELDMLLTAGERISNALVAMAVESLGARARSFTGSQAGVITTGTHGNAKIIDVTPTRLQSALEQGDVVLVAGFQGVSQDSRDVTTLGRGGSDTTAVALAAALKADVCEIYTDVDGIFSADPRIVPNARKLDAVTFEEMLEMAACGAKVLMLRCVEYARRYNLPVHVRSSYSDKLGTVVVGSIKDISMESPLLTGVAHDRSEAKVTVVGIPDIPGYAARVFRAVAEADVNIDMVLQNVSKVEDGKTDITFTCSRDSGPTAVAKLDALKDEIGFTQLLYDDHIGKVSLIGAGMRSHPGVTATFCEALAEVGVNIELISTSEIRISVLCRDTELDKAVVALHEAFGLGGEEEATVYAGTGR
- the leuA gene encoding 2-isopropylmalate synthase, producing the protein MRRSEVPSDIPGAITVTNYSQPANPDAYTSSSFDARTVTKPAGPTRPDQPAWNPQRGSSMPINRYRPFADEVEPIALVDRTWPDRVTSQAPLWCAVDLRDGNQALIDPMSPARKRRMFDLLVAMGYKEIEVGFPSASQTDFDFVREIITDGAIPDDVTIQVLTQCRPELIERTFEACQGVHRAIVHFYNSTSILQRRVVFRADRAAVQAIATDGARKCVEEAAKYPDTQWRFEYSPESYTGTELEYAKQVCDAVGEIIAPTPDNPIIFNLPATVEMATPNVYADSIEWMSRNLANRESVILSLHPHNDRGTAVAAAELGYQAGADRIEGCLFGNGERTGNVCLVTLGLNLFSRGVDPQIDFSNIDEIRRTVEYCNQLPVHERHPYGGDLVYTAFSGSHQDAINKGLDQMKADADAADTDVEDMLWQVPYLPIDPRDVGRTYEAVIRVNSQSGKGGVAYIMKADHGLALPRRLQIEFSQVIQKIADGEGGEVSPKEMWDAFSEEYLAPILPLERIKQRVDASEEDGGTTRIVATVKINGTETEISGAGNGPLAAFVHALGDVGFDVAVLDYSEHAMSSGDDAQAAAYVEASVAGPIASAAQPGEAGRHADIPRRTVWGVGIAPSITTASLRAVVSAVNRASRG